The sequence below is a genomic window from Leptotrichia hongkongensis.
ATGAAAGGTTTCTCCTTAATGTGGTTTGGTAGATTTACATTATATCAGAAACCTTTCTTTTTTTGTATATGCTTGTCACATATGTATTATCTCACAACATTTTTTTAGATTTTTGATAATTTCTTTTTAGGGTGTATTGTATAATCAAGTGCAATATTTAAAAATACCTTGAAAATCCTTTTTTTGATTATGTTTTTATTTTTTGTTTGTGAATATTTTATAAAAAAACTCTCAATTTACTGAGAGTTTTATCTGTATTCTATTCATGATTTACTGGTTTTTCTAGCTTTCTTTCCCATTCGCTGACTTCTTCAGAGAAATAATCTAAAAATTTATCAACTTTTCTACCTTTAATATCAATATTTAATATTTTATCATCTTGCCTTATTGTCCTTAATACACCTAAATCTTCACGTGATTTTGTTCCACCTATAATTGTATGTTTCCCATTTAAGCTGCTCATTGCCTGCATCGTTATAAAAAATTGACTGCTATTTGTATTTGGTCCAGAATTTGCAAAAGCAAGCATACCTTCATTATCAAAATTTAGCCAGTCAGAAATTTCATCATTTAGAAAATATCCAGCTGTTCCAGTGCCGTTTCCAAGAGGATCTCCCCCCTGCACTAGTCCATTAGGAATAACTCTATGAAAAGTTAGTCCGTTGTAAAAATTATTTTTTGCAAGAAACACAAAATTTGCGACATTTTTAGGAGCTGCTTCAGGATATAAGTATACAGAAATATTTCCTTTTGTCGTTTCTATTACTGCTTCAAGTTGAAAATCTTTCATTATTTTCTCAAACTTTTTATCTCCTATTCTTTTTTTGGCCTTATTTGATTTTGCATTTACAACATTAACCATTAAAAGCATTAAAACACTAACCAATATCACTATTTTCTTCATTATTTTACCTCTTTTTTTAATTTTTTAAATTAGGCACTTAGTATAGCCTTTTTATATGCTCTATCATTTCTTCAATTTCCATTTTCCCATTGAAATCAAATTCCAAAATTCTGAAATCTATGTCCTCGATTTCCAAATTATATTTCAGAAGCTCCTTTTCTTCCATAATATTATCATAAATTACAAGAACAGAAAACTGATTTCCAAATCCATCAACTAATTCTAATGTATTAATTACTCTATTTTTTTTCATATTAAGAGAATTTCTTATTGCTTCATTCGCTATTTTTTTACTTCTGACTTCCTTATAAAGTTCAGAAATTATTGTAGGCAGCTTTATTGCAAATAATATTTTTAATTCTTCTCTTTTCCTAAATTTTACTATTGCCATTTTTAAAATCCTTATTTTTTATTTTTATAAATTTACCCTTGAATTGCTTTTGTTAATGGCGGAATAATTTGTTTCTTTCTTGAAACTACACCTTTCAAAGTTACTAAGTTGCTATCAACTTTTTCTCCAAACGCTTTTTCGATAATATCATTTCCATCTCCTGAAACTAGAGCCACAGAATCATTTGATAAAATATTTGTAATTGCAAACATAAAAAATTTTAAACCTTCTTTTGTAATAATATTATCAATTTCAGAAAGTAATT
It includes:
- a CDS encoding peptidylprolyl isomerase, whose amino-acid sequence is MKKIVILVSVLMLLMVNVVNAKSNKAKKRIGDKKFEKIMKDFQLEAVIETTKGNISVYLYPEAAPKNVANFVFLAKNNFYNGLTFHRVIPNGLVQGGDPLGNGTGTAGYFLNDEISDWLNFDNEGMLAFANSGPNTNSSQFFITMQAMSSLNGKHTIIGGTKSREDLGVLRTIRQDDKILNIDIKGRKVDKFLDYFSEEVSEWERKLEKPVNHE